The proteins below come from a single Streptomyces sp. NBC_01571 genomic window:
- a CDS encoding ISL3 family transposase, whose protein sequence is MDNDTAVLLDLDGLAVESVERLMDGTRRVHLTTADEAARACPSCGVFASHVKGLVYTRPRDLPYGERGLEFVWCKRRWYCRESGCERKSFTEQVRQIPAGARITGRLRRAAALRVRDAASTVVQAARDLHVSWPTVMDAFRAAAREVTEAPLPEVEVLGVDETRRGRPRWEQDADTGKWHLVRERWHTGFVDALGAGGLLGQVEGRAAADVLAWLSTTPLEWRKNIRYVAIDMSATYRAAIRTGLPDAIVVVDHFHIVQLANKMLSAVRRRTTAEIRGRRGRATDPEWKARRRLLRNREDLTDQQFATMWNALLDEGPIGQTLLTAWIAKESLRTLLALARTGADREEVGHARWKFLTWCADSDIPEACTLATTVDRWWPEIAGFIDTGHSNAKSEGINRVIKLVARNAFGFRNADSQRLRTRCVTTRRARGHLNPA, encoded by the coding sequence TTGGACAACGATACGGCGGTGCTGCTCGACTTGGACGGCCTTGCCGTCGAGAGCGTTGAGCGGCTGATGGACGGCACCCGGCGGGTGCATCTGACCACAGCGGACGAAGCCGCCCGGGCCTGTCCCTCCTGCGGCGTGTTCGCGTCACATGTGAAGGGCCTCGTGTACACCCGTCCACGTGATCTTCCTTACGGAGAACGGGGATTGGAGTTCGTGTGGTGCAAGCGGCGTTGGTATTGCCGGGAGTCCGGATGCGAGCGGAAGTCGTTCACCGAGCAGGTTCGGCAGATACCGGCCGGGGCCCGGATCACCGGCCGGCTGCGCCGGGCTGCCGCCCTGCGGGTGCGGGATGCTGCTTCCACCGTGGTCCAGGCCGCCCGTGACCTGCACGTGTCCTGGCCGACGGTGATGGACGCCTTCCGCGCGGCCGCCCGCGAGGTCACCGAGGCGCCGCTGCCGGAAGTGGAGGTGCTGGGCGTCGACGAGACCCGGCGCGGACGGCCGCGCTGGGAACAGGATGCGGACACCGGCAAGTGGCACCTGGTGCGCGAGAGGTGGCACACCGGGTTCGTCGACGCGCTCGGGGCCGGTGGCCTGCTCGGGCAGGTCGAGGGCCGTGCCGCCGCCGACGTCCTGGCCTGGCTGTCCACCACCCCTTTGGAGTGGAGAAAGAACATCCGCTACGTCGCCATCGACATGTCAGCCACCTACCGGGCCGCGATCCGCACCGGCCTGCCCGATGCCATCGTGGTCGTTGACCACTTCCACATCGTCCAGCTCGCGAACAAGATGCTCTCTGCTGTACGGCGTCGCACCACCGCCGAGATCCGGGGCCGGCGTGGACGCGCCACCGACCCGGAATGGAAGGCCCGTCGACGGCTGCTGCGCAACCGTGAGGACCTCACCGACCAGCAGTTCGCCACGATGTGGAACGCGCTGCTGGACGAGGGGCCGATCGGGCAGACGCTGCTGACCGCCTGGATCGCCAAGGAGAGCCTGCGCACCCTCCTCGCCCTGGCCCGAACCGGCGCCGACCGCGAAGAAGTAGGCCACGCCCGATGGAAGTTCCTCACCTGGTGCGCGGACTCAGACATCCCCGAAGCCTGCACCCTCGCCACCACCGTCGACCGCTGGTGGCCCGAGATCGCCGGGTTCATCGACACCGGCCACAGCAACGCCAAGAGCGAAGGCATCAACCGCGTCATCAAGCTCGTCGCCCGCAACGCATTCGGCTTCCGCAATGCCGACAGCCAGCGCCTACGCACACGCTGCGTCACCACCCGCCGAGCCCGCGGACACCTCAACCCCGCCTAA
- a CDS encoding site-specific integrase — MTGLAEEVVADPVGLVVRLVGNVEKHLPAERVRDIVLTVVRARAGRRSLAQALHDDPSLLRTGQPPAPYCVAKLLMSLHDAGAQDVALPRCGECGRACRYVGSSTGGRWGCSPCFDKPAICAGCHEERRVVSRDRNGEPRCQNCPDTDGDPIRELTELITNLDPALDADAILTALGCATVRPAGQRRLAWAVVARPELLTGAGYEAPTPAALRFIDELVAAGATKVVRPACPRCYGVKALSKLLEGKRICRACFARHAAVPCSGCGAVREPATRDSEGRPLCPNCMIRQPDNLEECVGCRRRMPVANRVCTTTWQLSPRPCQRCVLDQQVRDLLGNATGALRPELAPFREALTSAERPDVAIAWVSRSKARDLLERIGRDERPVTHEVLDELPPGKVLAHLRSVLVATGTLPPRDERLIALEKWIAETVQARTDLAERRILHGYAVWHHMRRLRRRLGEGHATRLQDLNVRCHVTAADSFLTWLNSEGLTLGTCTQPDLERWMADATVSYRDETGHFVRWSVQHRHARGLTYGTLRWTGPQGVIDSEKRWADARRLLNDDTLPTPDRVAGLLLILYAQKIATISQLTVDDVHIDGDTVSITFGTSPVVLPTPLASLVRELVTTRRGKAKIGTPDDVPWLFPGGHPGLPLTDSQIGKRLHRIGIRPKQDRSTALFTLATEVPAAILARMLGVHIKVAVQWQQASAGDWAAYASDVAQRNRDQHNSKAQP, encoded by the coding sequence GTGACCGGTCTTGCCGAGGAGGTCGTCGCGGATCCGGTCGGCCTGGTCGTGCGGCTGGTCGGGAACGTCGAAAAGCACCTGCCCGCCGAGCGTGTCCGCGACATCGTCCTCACAGTCGTACGCGCACGAGCGGGCCGCCGCAGCCTCGCCCAGGCCCTGCACGACGACCCGTCGCTGCTGCGGACCGGCCAGCCACCGGCGCCCTACTGCGTCGCAAAACTACTGATGTCCCTGCACGACGCCGGCGCCCAGGACGTCGCACTGCCCCGCTGCGGCGAGTGCGGCCGCGCATGCCGCTACGTCGGCAGCAGCACCGGAGGACGATGGGGCTGCTCACCCTGCTTCGACAAGCCAGCCATCTGCGCGGGCTGCCACGAAGAACGACGCGTCGTCAGCCGGGACCGCAACGGCGAGCCCCGTTGCCAGAACTGCCCCGACACCGACGGCGATCCGATTCGGGAACTCACCGAACTCATAACGAACCTCGATCCCGCACTCGATGCCGACGCGATCCTGACCGCGCTCGGATGCGCCACCGTCCGGCCCGCCGGGCAGCGCCGCCTGGCCTGGGCCGTCGTCGCCCGCCCCGAGCTGCTGACCGGGGCCGGTTACGAAGCCCCTACTCCTGCTGCCCTGCGGTTCATCGATGAGCTCGTCGCGGCCGGGGCGACCAAGGTCGTCCGGCCGGCCTGCCCGCGCTGTTACGGGGTGAAGGCACTGTCCAAACTGCTGGAGGGCAAGAGGATCTGCCGGGCCTGCTTCGCCCGCCACGCGGCCGTCCCGTGTTCCGGCTGCGGCGCCGTGCGTGAGCCCGCCACCCGCGACTCCGAGGGCCGGCCGCTGTGTCCGAACTGCATGATCAGACAGCCCGACAACCTGGAGGAGTGCGTCGGCTGCCGCCGACGCATGCCGGTCGCGAACCGGGTCTGCACCACCACCTGGCAGCTCAGTCCCCGCCCCTGTCAGCGATGCGTCCTCGACCAGCAAGTACGCGACCTCCTCGGCAACGCCACCGGAGCCCTCCGTCCCGAACTCGCCCCGTTTCGCGAGGCATTGACGAGTGCCGAGCGCCCGGACGTCGCCATCGCCTGGGTCTCCCGCTCGAAGGCCCGCGACCTCCTCGAGCGCATAGGACGCGACGAAAGGCCCGTCACCCACGAGGTCCTCGACGAACTCCCCCCAGGCAAAGTGCTGGCCCACCTGCGCAGTGTCCTGGTCGCGACCGGCACCCTCCCGCCTCGTGACGAACGGCTTATCGCCCTCGAGAAATGGATCGCCGAGACAGTCCAGGCCCGCACCGATCTCGCCGAGCGCCGGATCCTGCACGGCTACGCGGTCTGGCACCACATGCGTCGGCTCCGACGACGCCTCGGCGAAGGCCACGCGACTCGACTCCAGGATCTGAACGTTCGCTGCCACGTCACCGCAGCCGACAGCTTCCTCACCTGGCTCAACAGCGAAGGGCTCACGCTGGGGACCTGCACCCAGCCGGACCTGGAACGTTGGATGGCCGATGCCACGGTCAGCTACCGCGACGAGACCGGCCACTTCGTGCGCTGGTCGGTACAGCACCGGCATGCCCGCGGACTCACCTACGGCACCCTCCGCTGGACAGGCCCACAGGGCGTCATCGACAGCGAGAAACGCTGGGCCGACGCCCGGCGCCTCCTCAACGACGACACACTGCCGACCCCAGACCGCGTCGCCGGACTGCTGCTGATCCTCTACGCACAGAAGATCGCCACCATCAGCCAACTCACCGTCGACGACGTCCACATCGACGGGGACACCGTCTCCATCACCTTCGGCACCTCGCCAGTCGTCCTCCCCACACCACTGGCCAGCCTGGTCCGCGAGCTCGTCACGACCCGCCGCGGCAAGGCCAAGATCGGCACCCCGGACGACGTTCCCTGGCTGTTCCCGGGCGGCCATCCAGGGCTCCCCCTCACCGACAGCCAGATCGGCAAACGCCTTCACCGAATTGGGATCCGGCCCAAACAGGACCGTTCCACCGCGCTGTTCACTCTCGCCACCGAAGTCCCCGCCGCGATCCTCGCCCGGATGCTCGGAGTCCACATCAAAGTCGCCGTCCAATGGCAGCAAGCATCAGCCGGGGACTGGGCCGCCTACGCCTCAGACGTCGCCCAGCGGAACCGTGACCAGCACAACTCGAAAGCCCAACCTTGA
- a CDS encoding IS1380 family transposase gives MRSSHAAAAVSSAFDDPNLIAYGGLEPVVRLAERCGLPALAGEHIRLPASKDGTGAFPAAKLMSLVGGMVAGADSVEDMDRLRHGAMGRLFCGVRAPSTLGSFLRSFTHGHVKQLHAVARRFLPELARHTPLLPGADQAAYVDIDDTIRRTYGYAKQGTGYGYSKVKGLNALLGIVSTPLSAPVIAATRLRKGPSNSARGAAAFVAETIRTARACGASGLLVMRADSAFYGADVINACRTLGARFSVTVRMNASVKAAIARIDEDAWTPINGGVGYWNRPNTLPAGRRERITAAPGS, from the coding sequence ATGCGATCTTCCCATGCCGCGGCGGCGGTCTCATCCGCGTTTGATGATCCGAACCTGATCGCGTACGGCGGGCTGGAGCCGGTGGTGCGGCTGGCCGAGCGGTGCGGTCTGCCGGCTCTGGCCGGGGAGCACATCCGTCTGCCGGCCTCGAAGGACGGCACCGGTGCCTTCCCCGCGGCGAAGCTGATGTCGCTGGTGGGCGGCATGGTCGCGGGCGCCGACAGCGTCGAGGACATGGACCGGCTGCGGCACGGCGCGATGGGCCGCCTGTTCTGCGGAGTGCGGGCCCCCTCCACGCTGGGGTCGTTCCTGCGCTCCTTCACGCACGGGCATGTGAAGCAACTGCACGCCGTGGCCCGCCGGTTCCTGCCCGAACTGGCCCGTCACACCCCACTGCTGCCCGGCGCGGACCAGGCCGCCTACGTGGACATCGACGACACCATCCGCCGCACCTACGGCTACGCCAAACAAGGCACCGGGTACGGATACAGCAAGGTCAAGGGCCTGAACGCACTGCTCGGTATCGTCTCCACACCCCTGTCCGCCCCCGTGATCGCCGCCACCAGGCTGCGCAAAGGGCCCTCGAACTCCGCACGCGGGGCGGCGGCGTTCGTGGCCGAGACCATCCGCACCGCCCGTGCCTGCGGCGCCAGTGGCCTGCTGGTGATGCGCGCGGACTCCGCGTTCTACGGCGCCGACGTCATCAATGCCTGCCGGACGCTGGGCGCCCGTTTCTCGGTCACGGTGCGGATGAACGCTTCCGTCAAGGCCGCCATCGCCCGCATCGACGAGGACGCCTGGACGCCGATTAATGGTGGAGTCGGGTATTGGAACCGTCCGAATACCCTCCCGGCGGGGAGGCGGGAACGGATCACAGCGGCGCCAGGATCATGA
- a CDS encoding transposase: protein MASTNDHGTPDPQVEARSTGPRRYTAEYKARILAEYETLDKKDKGALLRREGLYSSLITTWRQQRDKGARDALAASAGRPKADPRDKEIAKLKAEKARLEADLAKARTVIEVQGKLSALLDQFATDSAPNRNGEKNR from the coding sequence GTGGCCAGCACGAATGACCACGGGACCCCTGATCCGCAGGTAGAAGCCCGTTCGACCGGTCCGCGCCGGTATACCGCGGAGTACAAGGCGAGAATCCTCGCGGAGTACGAGACGTTGGACAAGAAGGACAAGGGCGCTCTGCTGCGGCGGGAGGGTCTGTACTCGTCGTTGATCACGACGTGGCGGCAGCAACGGGACAAGGGCGCCCGGGACGCGCTCGCCGCGTCGGCCGGACGGCCGAAGGCGGACCCGAGGGACAAGGAGATCGCGAAGCTGAAGGCGGAGAAGGCCCGCCTGGAAGCCGACCTCGCGAAGGCCCGCACCGTCATCGAGGTCCAGGGAAAACTCTCCGCGCTGCTCGACCAGTTCGCCACGGACAGCGCCCCGAACAGGAACGGCGAGAAGAACCGGTGA
- a CDS encoding DEAD/DEAH box helicase family protein encodes MRTPEDEGSPTPPNFEDPGLRTQVIAATGSGKTLIGVESANRLSARRVLVLVPTLDLLMQMAGAWRAGGRRGAMVGVCSLRAEESQGVPCTTDPGELVAWTSGPDPVTVFATYASVGQGVLQRAHEAGLPVWDQMVVDEAHRVSGDAGRPWAAVHDQQQIPAVRRLYMTATARIWEAEGESPRLVASMDEDSPVFGPVAYKLRLTEAIRLGLVAPYQVLCLDIRDPDLYAALTSEDTGSAAVRGARLAAVQAGLMRAAVEERFRRVLAFHSRVGEAEAMAAGVPAVAG; translated from the coding sequence GTGAGAACCCCGGAGGACGAAGGCTCACCCACCCCGCCTAACTTCGAAGACCCGGGTTTGCGAACACAGGTAATTGCGGCGACTGGTTCCGGTAAGACGCTGATCGGTGTGGAGTCTGCGAATCGTCTTTCTGCGCGTCGTGTGCTGGTGTTGGTGCCGACGCTGGACCTGCTGATGCAGATGGCCGGCGCGTGGCGTGCTGGTGGTCGGCGTGGGGCGATGGTCGGGGTGTGCTCTCTGCGTGCTGAGGAGAGTCAGGGTGTGCCGTGTACGACGGATCCCGGCGAGTTGGTGGCGTGGACGTCGGGGCCGGATCCGGTGACGGTGTTCGCGACGTATGCGTCGGTCGGCCAGGGGGTGTTGCAGCGTGCGCACGAGGCTGGCCTGCCGGTTTGGGACCAGATGGTCGTTGATGAGGCCCACCGCGTCAGTGGTGATGCTGGCCGCCCTTGGGCGGCAGTCCATGACCAGCAGCAGATTCCGGCGGTGCGCCGGCTCTACATGACCGCCACCGCCCGTATCTGGGAGGCGGAGGGGGAGAGCCCGCGGCTGGTGGCGAGCATGGATGAGGACTCCCCCGTGTTCGGGCCGGTGGCGTACAAGCTGCGGCTGACGGAAGCGATCCGGCTCGGGCTCGTCGCGCCGTACCAGGTGCTGTGCCTGGACATCCGTGACCCGGACCTCTACGCCGCCCTGACAAGCGAGGACACCGGGTCAGCAGCCGTGCGCGGGGCCCGACTGGCGGCGGTTCAGGCGGGGTTGATGCGCGCGGCGGTGGAGGAGCGGTTCCGTCGGGTGCTGGCGTTCCACAGCCGGGTCGGTGAGGCGGAGGCGATGGCGGCCGGGGTGCCGGCGGTCGCGGGCC
- a CDS encoding IS3 family transposase: MTGAQFAAVAFNTARNQALEELTGLVGRVQACAALGVSRATYYRRHRRSPAPAKPRPERRRHPRALAPEEEIRVLDVLHCPEFADMAPAEIYAVLLDRGVYLCSESTMYRLLRRHGEVRERRRQAVHPPRTVPELVAEGPNRVWSWDITKLKGPVKGVYYCLYTVIDIFSRYTVGWMIAAHENKDLAERFLSESIAKYGIEPGQLTIHSDRGSPMVAQNVAQMMAGLGVTKSHSRPKTSNDNPYSESQYKTLKYRHDFPERFGSLEDARAWCTHFFTWYNEEHRHSGIGLHTPYDVHFGLAEQLREMRADVLQAVYAKHPERFVRKPPEPPKLPAAAWINQPAPDGPLIPAQR; the protein is encoded by the coding sequence GTGACCGGGGCCCAGTTCGCGGCCGTGGCGTTCAACACCGCCCGCAACCAGGCTCTTGAAGAGCTCACCGGGCTGGTCGGACGCGTCCAGGCATGCGCCGCGCTCGGCGTGAGCCGTGCCACCTACTACCGCCGACACCGCCGAAGCCCCGCCCCGGCCAAGCCGCGGCCAGAACGGCGCCGACACCCCCGCGCTCTCGCGCCCGAGGAGGAGATACGGGTCCTCGATGTGCTCCATTGCCCGGAGTTCGCCGACATGGCGCCCGCCGAGATCTACGCGGTGCTCCTGGACCGGGGTGTCTACCTGTGCTCGGAGTCGACGATGTACCGGCTCCTGCGACGGCACGGCGAGGTCCGTGAACGCCGCCGCCAGGCCGTCCACCCGCCCCGGACCGTTCCCGAGCTGGTCGCCGAGGGCCCGAACCGGGTGTGGAGTTGGGACATCACGAAGCTGAAGGGGCCGGTCAAGGGCGTCTACTACTGCCTCTACACGGTCATCGACATCTTCAGCCGCTACACGGTCGGCTGGATGATCGCCGCGCACGAGAACAAGGACCTCGCGGAGCGGTTCCTGTCCGAGTCGATCGCCAAGTACGGTATCGAACCAGGACAGTTGACGATCCACTCGGACCGCGGGTCCCCGATGGTCGCGCAGAACGTTGCCCAGATGATGGCCGGTCTCGGCGTCACCAAGTCGCATTCGCGGCCGAAGACGTCGAACGACAACCCGTACAGCGAGAGCCAGTACAAGACCCTGAAATACCGGCACGACTTTCCCGAGCGTTTCGGATCCCTCGAGGACGCCCGGGCGTGGTGCACCCACTTCTTCACCTGGTACAACGAGGAGCATCGGCACTCCGGAATCGGCCTGCACACGCCCTACGACGTGCACTTCGGTCTCGCCGAGCAGCTCCGCGAGATGCGTGCCGACGTCCTCCAGGCGGTCTACGCGAAGCACCCCGAACGCTTCGTCCGCAAACCACCCGAGCCCCCCAAGCTCCCCGCAGCGGCCTGGATCAACCAGCCGGCACCAGACGGCCCACTGATCCCAGCACAGCGTTAA
- a CDS encoding IS110 family transposase, translating into MIYCGIDWAEKTHDVALVDDSGELRAKRHITDDAAGYKLLLDLLAEHGDTEENPIPVAIETSRGLLVAVLRQGKRQVFAINPLAAARYRDRHSVSRKKSDPGDALVLANILRTDMHAHRPLSNDTDLARAIAVLARAQQDATWNRQQMANQLRSLLREYYPAALDAFAAWQNGLCRPEARELLKAAPTPVKAAKMTRTQIDGALRRAGRKRGIEAEAERIREVFRGDFAHQPPLLEDALGQQMLALLRQLEAACTATDDLAKAVAETFPEHPDADVILSFPGLGTQLGARVLAEIGDDPTRFADARGLKAYAGSSPITRASGKKSSITRRWVKNDRLNHVGYLWAFSAITASPGAKAHYRRRRDDHGDWHAAAQRNLFNRMIGQLYHCLQKHELFDEQTAFPVQLAPAA; encoded by the coding sequence TTGATCTACTGCGGAATCGACTGGGCTGAGAAGACCCACGACGTCGCTTTGGTCGACGACAGCGGCGAGTTACGGGCCAAGCGTCACATCACCGACGACGCGGCCGGCTACAAGCTCCTGCTGGACCTGCTCGCCGAGCACGGCGATACCGAGGAGAACCCGATTCCGGTCGCCATCGAGACCTCTCGCGGCCTGCTGGTCGCGGTGCTGCGACAGGGCAAACGCCAGGTGTTCGCGATCAATCCGCTGGCCGCCGCCCGCTACCGCGACCGGCACAGCGTCTCGCGCAAGAAGTCAGACCCCGGCGACGCCCTGGTCCTGGCGAACATCCTGCGCACCGACATGCACGCCCACCGGCCGCTGTCGAACGACACCGACCTCGCCCGCGCGATCGCCGTCCTGGCCCGCGCCCAACAGGACGCCACCTGGAACCGCCAGCAGATGGCCAACCAGCTCCGCTCCCTGCTGCGCGAGTACTACCCCGCCGCCCTGGACGCCTTCGCGGCCTGGCAGAACGGCCTGTGCCGGCCTGAAGCCCGCGAGCTCCTCAAGGCCGCACCGACCCCGGTCAAGGCCGCGAAAATGACCCGTACGCAGATCGACGGCGCACTCAGGCGGGCCGGACGCAAACGCGGCATCGAGGCCGAGGCCGAGCGGATCCGTGAAGTCTTCCGCGGCGACTTCGCCCACCAGCCACCCCTGCTGGAGGACGCGCTCGGCCAGCAGATGCTCGCCCTCCTGCGCCAACTGGAGGCCGCCTGCACCGCCACCGACGACCTCGCCAAGGCGGTGGCGGAGACTTTCCCCGAGCACCCGGACGCTGACGTGATCCTGAGCTTCCCCGGGCTTGGCACCCAGCTCGGCGCCCGGGTCCTCGCCGAGATCGGGGACGACCCCACACGATTCGCCGACGCCCGCGGCCTCAAGGCGTATGCGGGCTCCTCGCCCATCACCCGGGCCTCCGGCAAGAAGTCGAGCATCACCCGTCGATGGGTCAAGAACGACCGGCTCAACCACGTCGGCTACCTCTGGGCGTTCTCCGCCATCACCGCCTCGCCCGGCGCCAAAGCGCACTACCGGCGGCGTCGTGACGACCACGGAGACTGGCACGCAGCCGCCCAGCGCAATCTCTTTAACCGAATGATCGGCCAGCTCTACCACTGCCTCCAGAAACACGAACTGTTCGACGAACAGACCGCGTTCCCAGTCCAACTTGCCCCCGCGGCTTGA
- a CDS encoding transposase, with protein MADAERDHRRHAVVEQVIADVKNSAFAHAPSGHFQANAAWLALAALAHNLTRAAGALASTFHAKATTATIRDHLINVPARLARSARRLTLHLPERWPWREDFAQLFSIVHAPPVL; from the coding sequence TTGGCCGATGCCGAGCGCGATCACCGACGGCACGCTGTCGTCGAGCAGGTGATCGCCGATGTCAAGAACAGCGCCTTCGCCCACGCGCCGTCCGGTCATTTCCAGGCCAATGCCGCCTGGCTCGCCCTGGCAGCCCTGGCACACAACCTCACCCGCGCCGCCGGCGCCCTGGCCTCCACGTTCCACGCCAAAGCGACCACCGCCACCATCCGTGACCACCTGATCAACGTGCCCGCCCGCCTGGCCCGCTCCGCCCGCCGCCTCACCCTGCACCTGCCCGAACGCTGGCCCTGGAGGGAGGACTTCGCCCAGCTCTTCAGCATCGTGCACGCACCACCAGTCCTCTGA
- a CDS encoding IS5 family transposase, whose translation MRCLLSQFYATAETESTPVTLACDCLAHRFGNATDNGMRERRYPTDMTDGEWAKVRPLLPVPGWMRGRGGQPEAYCHRAILDAIRYLVDNGIKWRAMPADFPPWDRVYAFFRRWRDHGLVKEFHDRLRAQVREKAGRDTEPTAGVIDSQSVKADAVVGSDSRGFDGGKLINGRKRHVVVDTLGLLLAVMVTAADVGDRAAAQVLLRQVADAHHRLALVWADGGYTGSLVEHCLATLALVLAIVKRSDDMRGFVVLPKRWIVERLFAHLMRTRRLVRDFERRTTSAEAMVYWSMTLLMTRRLARSHSARA comes from the coding sequence GTGAGGTGTCTGTTGTCGCAGTTCTACGCGACCGCCGAGACGGAGTCCACCCCGGTCACCCTCGCGTGTGACTGTCTGGCTCACCGGTTCGGAAACGCCACCGACAACGGGATGCGCGAGCGCCGTTACCCGACCGACATGACCGACGGGGAGTGGGCCAAGGTCCGGCCGCTGCTGCCGGTGCCGGGCTGGATGCGCGGTCGCGGCGGGCAGCCGGAGGCGTACTGCCACCGGGCGATATTGGACGCGATCCGCTACCTCGTTGACAACGGAATCAAGTGGCGCGCCATGCCGGCCGACTTCCCGCCGTGGGACCGGGTATACGCCTTCTTCCGCCGCTGGCGCGACCACGGCCTGGTCAAGGAGTTCCACGACCGGCTACGTGCGCAGGTCCGCGAGAAGGCGGGCCGCGACACGGAGCCGACGGCCGGAGTGATCGACTCGCAGTCGGTGAAGGCGGACGCGGTCGTCGGCTCCGACAGCCGCGGCTTCGACGGCGGCAAGCTGATCAACGGCCGTAAGCGGCATGTCGTGGTCGACACCCTCGGACTGCTGCTCGCGGTGATGGTCACCGCCGCGGATGTCGGCGACCGCGCCGCCGCCCAGGTCCTGCTGCGCCAAGTCGCTGACGCGCACCACCGGCTGGCCCTGGTCTGGGCGGATGGCGGCTACACCGGCAGTCTCGTCGAGCACTGCCTGGCCACGCTCGCCCTGGTCCTGGCGATCGTCAAGCGCAGCGACGACATGCGTGGCTTCGTGGTGCTGCCCAAGCGGTGGATCGTCGAGCGCCTTTTCGCCCACCTGATGCGCACCCGCCGCCTGGTGCGCGACTTCGAGCGCCGCACCACCAGCGCCGAGGCGATGGTCTACTGGTCGATGACCCTGCTCATGACCCGCCGCCTGGCCCGGTCACATTCTGCGCGAGCGTGA
- a CDS encoding helix-turn-helix transcriptional regulator → MAAKLDYHWHLRKVMADRGMFSTTDLIPPLKERGITLSSSQVYRLVVERPERLSLKILMALLDILDCTMDDLIEPIAAAGSATKPKKAAAGGTSVSEGVGDLRPRRARISGVDR, encoded by the coding sequence ATGGCCGCCAAGCTCGACTATCACTGGCACCTGCGCAAGGTCATGGCGGACCGCGGGATGTTCTCCACCACCGACCTCATCCCGCCGCTGAAGGAACGCGGCATCACGCTGTCGTCGAGCCAGGTCTACCGGCTCGTCGTCGAGCGGCCCGAACGCCTCAGCCTGAAGATCCTCATGGCCCTGCTCGACATCCTCGACTGCACCATGGACGACCTCATCGAACCCATCGCCGCTGCCGGCTCCGCGACGAAGCCGAAGAAGGCTGCCGCAGGCGGGACGTCGGTCTCCGAAGGAGTAGGCGATCTGCGGCCCCGGCGGGCCCGGATCAGCGGAGTCGACCGGTGA
- a CDS encoding tyrosine-type recombinase/integrase, producing MVHQQKVVLAGSARMELVSGVVQLRPEDAMFDAMLRGWRAQQKSRGLKDETIDPRERLVRRFLEFANDYPWQWTPAHMDEWSASLTSEKHLAPSTLRSYQGDIRLFTEFLIDGRYGWGPACEEAFGAHPVAVAHEWNTLPHLQDYEGDPEARPFSREELQRFLDYADDQVARAVKSKRKGALAAYRDATLFKVIYGWGLRRTETSKLDVVDFGRNPKARQFGRYGTLNVRYGKAKKGQPPRRRNVLSVMDWAVEAVEDYVENVRPRFGFPDHPALWITERGGRLQPSSINDRFEAYRDALKLPKDLVPHSIRHSYVTHLTEDGVDRRFIQQQVGHECDSSTAIYTHVSDDFMNTALSKALAPAFAGV from the coding sequence GTGGTGCATCAGCAGAAGGTGGTCCTGGCCGGGTCGGCTCGCATGGAGCTCGTGTCCGGGGTGGTTCAGCTGCGTCCGGAGGACGCGATGTTCGACGCGATGCTGCGGGGCTGGCGGGCTCAGCAGAAGTCGCGAGGGCTGAAGGACGAGACGATCGACCCCAGGGAACGGCTCGTCCGCCGGTTCCTCGAGTTCGCGAACGACTACCCGTGGCAGTGGACGCCGGCCCACATGGACGAGTGGTCTGCCTCGTTGACGAGCGAGAAGCATTTGGCGCCGTCCACGCTCCGCAGCTACCAGGGCGACATTCGGCTGTTCACCGAGTTCCTCATCGATGGCCGCTACGGCTGGGGCCCCGCCTGCGAGGAAGCCTTCGGCGCCCACCCTGTGGCGGTCGCACACGAGTGGAACACCCTGCCCCACCTGCAGGACTACGAAGGCGACCCAGAAGCACGGCCGTTCAGCCGCGAAGAGCTGCAGCGGTTCCTCGACTACGCCGACGACCAGGTCGCACGCGCCGTGAAGTCCAAGCGCAAGGGCGCCCTCGCCGCCTACCGCGACGCCACCCTCTTCAAGGTCATCTACGGCTGGGGCCTCCGCCGGACCGAGACATCGAAGCTGGACGTGGTCGACTTCGGACGGAACCCGAAGGCTCGCCAGTTCGGCCGGTACGGCACGCTCAACGTCCGCTACGGCAAGGCAAAGAAGGGTCAGCCGCCACGTCGGCGGAACGTGCTGTCGGTGATGGACTGGGCCGTCGAGGCGGTCGAGGACTACGTCGAGAACGTCCGGCCGCGCTTCGGTTTCCCCGATCACCCAGCACTGTGGATCACCGAACGCGGGGGACGCCTACAGCCCAGTTCCATCAACGACCGGTTCGAGGCATACCGGGACGCCCTAAAGCTCCCAAAAGATCTAGTTCCGCACTCAATTCGTCATTCTTACGTCACGCATCTGACCGAGGACGGGGTGGACCGACGCTTCATCCAGCAGCAAGTCGGTCACGAGTGCGACAGCTCCACGGCCATCTACACGCACGTCAGCGACGACTTCATGAACACTGCCCTGAGCAAGGCCCTGGCCCCGGCGTTCGCCGGCGTCTGA